The following coding sequences are from one Candidatus Sysuiplasma acidicola window:
- a CDS encoding 2-oxoacid:acceptor oxidoreductase subunit alpha codes for MKENRLQWCIGGAQGSGVDTSANIFSRACAEGGLWVMGKREYFSNIKGEHSYFVVRVGEKQARALYDAIDVLATFDEETVARHFDEVVKGGALIYDSALANRKVEEIPTLDQRIKDELARRFSSSSPTLSTLVESCRSRGVHVYAINYAALLSVISSKTGEKRSSILGRMVNVIAVAVSFALLKYDIADLKSSIDRIFGGKKNVAAMNITAAEVAYEYVAGNFHDEVPYRLSKIPKGAGKRMLLNGNQAVALGKVAAGLRFQTYYPITPAADESTYLEHYERFPMHGQDGKRGSIVVLQAEDEIAAVTMAIGGVLAGARTSTCTSGPGFSLMAEGIGWAGINEVPLVVTNYQRAGPSTGMPTRHEQGDLKFSMYGGHGDFPRIVLCSGDLEECFYDANHAFNYAERYQMPVIHLLDKAIANSTESVPYFDPSKMHIDRGLFLGDGVPFVLNKDEEYARFKFTENGISPRVPAGTPGAIFWNTGDEHTEIGHITEDPVLRNRMMEKRMGKLNLALKEIPADEQFHYFGDEKPDLLVVSWGSTKGALLEAIEELRKEGKKIGFLQMRLILPFPAEKVKEFAARASKVAVMEMNYVGQLADVMAEYTGILAEFRIVKYNGRPVTIDEARSALASILEGKSEKRVVLTHGA; via the coding sequence TTGAAAGAGAACAGATTGCAATGGTGTATAGGCGGTGCGCAGGGCAGCGGGGTTGACACTTCGGCAAACATATTCTCGCGTGCATGCGCGGAAGGCGGACTCTGGGTGATGGGAAAGAGAGAGTACTTTTCCAATATCAAGGGCGAACACAGCTATTTCGTGGTAAGAGTTGGGGAAAAACAGGCCCGTGCTCTTTACGACGCCATCGACGTGCTGGCAACCTTCGATGAGGAAACTGTCGCCAGGCACTTCGATGAAGTTGTGAAAGGCGGCGCGCTGATATATGATTCCGCCCTGGCTAACAGGAAAGTGGAAGAGATACCAACGCTTGATCAGAGGATTAAGGACGAACTGGCCCGGCGCTTCTCATCCTCCTCTCCAACTTTAAGCACGCTGGTGGAGAGCTGCAGAAGCAGGGGCGTTCACGTCTATGCCATCAATTACGCCGCGCTTCTGAGTGTGATATCCTCAAAAACAGGCGAAAAGAGATCGAGCATCCTCGGCAGGATGGTCAATGTAATTGCCGTGGCAGTTTCATTCGCTCTGCTGAAGTACGACATTGCAGACCTGAAAAGTTCGATTGACAGGATATTCGGCGGCAAGAAGAACGTCGCCGCAATGAACATAACTGCTGCAGAAGTCGCATATGAGTATGTTGCCGGCAATTTTCATGATGAAGTACCTTACAGGCTAAGCAAGATTCCGAAAGGCGCCGGCAAACGCATGCTGCTCAACGGCAATCAGGCCGTGGCCCTCGGCAAAGTGGCAGCCGGACTCCGTTTCCAGACTTACTACCCGATTACGCCTGCTGCGGACGAGAGCACTTATCTTGAGCATTATGAACGTTTTCCGATGCACGGGCAGGACGGAAAGCGCGGTAGCATAGTCGTACTGCAGGCAGAAGACGAAATTGCCGCGGTGACCATGGCTATAGGCGGGGTGCTTGCAGGTGCCAGAACGTCGACATGCACTTCCGGACCAGGATTCTCGCTCATGGCTGAGGGGATCGGCTGGGCCGGCATCAACGAAGTGCCGCTTGTCGTGACTAACTATCAGCGGGCCGGACCCTCCACCGGCATGCCCACAAGACATGAACAGGGCGATCTTAAATTCTCGATGTACGGCGGTCACGGCGACTTCCCGCGCATAGTCCTCTGCTCCGGAGATCTGGAAGAATGTTTTTATGACGCCAACCACGCGTTCAATTATGCCGAGCGTTATCAGATGCCCGTCATTCACCTACTCGACAAGGCAATAGCGAACAGCACTGAATCTGTCCCCTACTTCGATCCGTCGAAGATGCACATTGATCGCGGTCTTTTCCTGGGCGACGGTGTGCCGTTTGTGCTCAATAAGGATGAGGAATATGCACGCTTTAAATTCACTGAAAACGGCATAAGTCCAAGGGTTCCGGCGGGCACGCCCGGTGCGATATTCTGGAACACGGGTGACGAGCACACCGAAATTGGCCACATAACCGAAGACCCCGTATTGCGTAACAGGATGATGGAGAAGAGGATGGGCAAGCTGAATCTTGCGCTGAAGGAGATACCCGCGGACGAACAGTTTCACTACTTCGGAGACGAGAAACCGGACCTGCTTGTCGTGAGCTGGGGTTCCACGAAGGGGGCCCTGCTCGAAGCGATCGAAGAGCTGAGGAAGGAAGGAAAGAAGATAGGTTTCCTGCAGATGCGCCTGATACTGCCGTTCCCCGCGGAGAAGGTTAAGGAATTTGCTGCTCGTGCCAGTAAAGTCGCGGTGATGGAGATGAATTATGTCGGCCAGCTTGCGGATGTGATGGCCGAATACACGGGCATCCTTGCGGAGTTCCGCATTGTCAAGTACAACGGCCGGCCAGTAACCATCGACGAGGCGCGTTCGGCTCTTGCGTCGATACTCGAAGGCAAATCAGAAAAGAGGGTGGTGCTCACACATGGAGCTTAA